From one Gallionella capsiferriformans ES-2 genomic stretch:
- the glmS gene encoding glutamine--fructose-6-phosphate transaminase (isomerizing): MCGIVGAVAQRNVVPILLEGLQRLEYRGYDSAGLVVVREGELERVRSTGRVAELTERSVNTAGTLGIAHTRWATHGVPSERNAHPHVSKSLIGVVHNGIIENYESLRTRLTAAGYEFTSDTDTEVIAHLVHSHYVTGVSLLEAVRASLTELVGAYAIGVVAADNPDQLICSRRGSPLLMGIGIGENFIASDVSALLPVTSKVIYLEEGDVVEIERLSYRIYNAAGALIERPVQISEISNESVSLGNYRHYMQKEIHEQPQAIADTLESVCNSQSIVPGIFGAEAAASFAQIDSILILACGTSYHAGLVARYWLEEIAGIQCTVEIASEYRYRTSVPNPKTLVVVLSQSGETADTQAALNHAIALGHHHTLAICNVPESALVRLAKLRFLTRAGPEIGVASTKAFITQLVALFLLTLVLAKQRNRLTPESEQEHLHALRHLPAATQKVLNLEPKIAKLAEQFANKHHALFLGRGLHYPIALEGALKLKEISYIHAEAYPAGELKHGPLALVDKDMPVISVAPNDVLLEKLKSNLHEVRARGGELYVFADADTHIREEDGVHIMQMPEHAGYLSPILHTIPLQLLAYYVALQKGTDVDKPRNLAKSVTVE; encoded by the coding sequence ATGTGTGGAATCGTAGGCGCAGTAGCACAACGTAATGTTGTTCCAATTTTGCTCGAAGGATTGCAACGGCTTGAATATCGCGGGTACGACTCCGCAGGGCTGGTTGTTGTTCGCGAGGGTGAATTGGAGCGCGTACGCAGCACGGGTCGGGTTGCTGAACTGACCGAGCGCAGTGTCAATACGGCGGGAACGCTGGGTATCGCACATACGCGATGGGCAACGCATGGCGTACCGAGCGAGAGAAATGCACACCCGCATGTCAGCAAGAGTCTCATCGGCGTAGTTCACAACGGCATTATCGAAAACTATGAGTCTTTAAGAACACGCTTGACGGCGGCAGGTTACGAATTTACTTCGGATACGGACACGGAAGTGATCGCGCATCTGGTGCACAGTCACTATGTGACAGGCGTGTCGCTGCTGGAAGCTGTGCGCGCATCGCTGACGGAACTTGTTGGTGCCTATGCGATCGGCGTTGTGGCGGCCGATAATCCGGACCAGTTGATCTGTTCGCGTCGCGGCAGCCCGTTACTGATGGGGATAGGGATCGGTGAGAACTTCATCGCATCCGATGTATCCGCGCTACTGCCGGTCACGAGCAAGGTGATCTATCTCGAAGAGGGGGACGTCGTCGAAATCGAGCGGCTGAGCTACCGGATCTATAATGCGGCTGGCGCACTTATCGAGCGCCCGGTGCAAATCAGCGAGATCAGCAATGAAAGCGTCTCGCTGGGCAATTATCGCCACTATATGCAGAAGGAAATTCACGAACAGCCGCAGGCCATCGCGGATACGCTCGAGTCCGTCTGCAACAGCCAGTCTATCGTGCCCGGCATCTTTGGCGCAGAAGCCGCCGCTTCATTTGCCCAAATCGACAGCATTTTGATTCTTGCCTGTGGAACAAGCTATCACGCGGGTCTCGTCGCGCGCTACTGGCTCGAAGAGATCGCCGGTATTCAATGTACCGTCGAAATCGCCAGTGAATATCGTTACCGCACCAGTGTCCCGAATCCTAAGACGTTGGTGGTGGTGTTGTCTCAATCGGGCGAGACAGCGGATACGCAAGCGGCTTTGAATCATGCGATCGCACTGGGACATCACCATACGCTGGCCATTTGCAATGTGCCGGAAAGCGCGCTGGTTCGTCTTGCAAAGTTGCGTTTCCTGACGCGCGCGGGGCCCGAAATCGGTGTCGCATCGACTAAAGCATTTATCACGCAACTGGTGGCTTTATTCCTGTTGACGCTGGTGCTAGCTAAACAGCGCAATCGCCTGACTCCTGAGTCCGAGCAGGAGCATTTGCATGCGTTACGCCATTTGCCTGCTGCGACGCAAAAGGTACTCAATCTGGAGCCTAAGATTGCCAAACTTGCCGAACAGTTCGCCAATAAGCATCACGCCTTATTTTTAGGGCGTGGCTTGCATTATCCGATCGCGCTGGAAGGTGCGTTGAAGCTGAAAGAAATTTCCTATATTCATGCTGAGGCTTATCCCGCCGGTGAACTCAAGCACGGACCGCTGGCGCTGGTCGATAAGGACATGCCGGTCATTTCGGTCGCGCCTAACGATGTGCTGCTGGAAAAACTCAAATCGAATCTGCATGAAGTGCGTGCGCGTGGCGGCGAGCTGTACGTGTTCGCCGATGCGGATACGCATATTCGAGAAGAGGATGGCGTGCACATCATGCAAATGCCCGAACACGCAGGCTATCTGAGTCCGATTTTGCACACGATACCGCTGCAGCTACTGGCTTATTATGTTGCGTTGCAAAAGGGCACTGACGTTGATAAACCGCGCAATCTGGCAAAGTCGGTGACGGTCGAATAA
- a CDS encoding phosphonate dehydrogenase encodes MKPKIVITSWVHPQTLDMLRPHCDVVANETRERLSREEIIKRCSDAVAVMTFMPDSIDDAFLAECPQLRLVACALKGYDNYDVAACTRRGVRITNVPDLLTIPTAELTVGLLIGLTRKVLQGDRFVRSGQFTGWRPMLYGAGLTGRTLGIIGMGAVGRAIAARLQGYEMELLYTDPQPLPPELEARLGLRKVGLVQLLAESDYVVPMVPYTQDTLHMINAASLSIMKPGAYLVNTCRGSVVDEKAVADALDSGKLAGYAADVFELEEWMRPDRPESISERLLSNTELTLFTPHIGSAVDTVRLAIEMEAATNILQVLKGQIPQGAINHPLDKVAV; translated from the coding sequence ATGAAACCGAAAATCGTCATTACCAGTTGGGTGCATCCGCAGACACTGGACATGCTTAGACCTCATTGCGATGTTGTTGCCAACGAAACGCGTGAGCGGCTGAGTCGCGAAGAGATAATCAAGCGGTGCAGTGATGCGGTCGCGGTCATGACCTTCATGCCGGACAGCATAGATGACGCGTTCCTCGCAGAATGTCCGCAATTGCGATTGGTCGCCTGCGCGCTCAAGGGATATGACAACTATGATGTGGCGGCCTGTACACGCCGAGGGGTCCGCATAACCAACGTCCCCGACCTGCTGACCATCCCGACCGCAGAACTGACCGTTGGGCTGTTGATCGGCCTGACGCGTAAAGTCCTGCAGGGCGACCGCTTCGTGCGTTCAGGACAATTCACTGGATGGCGTCCTATGCTGTATGGCGCAGGCTTGACAGGTCGCACACTTGGCATCATCGGCATGGGCGCGGTCGGTCGCGCTATAGCCGCTCGCCTGCAGGGTTACGAGATGGAACTGCTCTACACCGACCCGCAACCGTTGCCACCTGAGCTCGAGGCGCGCTTGGGGTTGCGCAAGGTGGGGTTGGTGCAGTTGTTGGCCGAGAGCGACTATGTGGTGCCCATGGTGCCCTACACGCAAGATACGTTGCATATGATCAATGCGGCATCACTGTCGATTATGAAGCCAGGAGCCTATCTGGTGAATACCTGCCGTGGCTCGGTGGTCGATGAGAAAGCAGTAGCCGATGCTCTCGATTCCGGCAAGCTGGCGGGCTATGCAGCTGACGTGTTCGAACTGGAAGAATGGATGCGACCGGACCGTCCAGAATCTATTTCTGAACGCCTGTTGTCCAACACGGAGCTTACGCTTTTCACACCTCACATTGGCTCTGCCGTGGATACGGTGCGGTTGGCAATCGAGATGGAAGCTGCGACCAATATTCTGCAAGTGCTCAAAGGGCAGATTCCGCAAGGGGCGATCAACCATCCGCTGGACAAGGTGGCGGTCTGA
- the phnC gene encoding phosphonate ABC transporter ATP-binding protein: MIELKNVSVRYGADAIGLHPTSLSFKRGEFNVLLGASGAGKSTLLRCLNMLTRPTTGSIHVQDVGVVDTAAALRLHRRRTGMIFQQHQLIRRHTALQNVLLGRIGYHTTLRSMFPLPRAEQHIALECLERVGLLEKATERVDRLSGGQLQRVGIARALAQQPRLMLADEPVASLDPATSRRVLSQLKHICLEDGITTVVSLHQVDLAREFADRIIAIAHGRVVYDGSPNELSDALLQDIYDQAPTSGREEIPVPPLPSFTQLAINEE, encoded by the coding sequence GTGATCGAACTCAAAAATGTATCCGTCAGGTATGGAGCCGATGCGATCGGGCTGCATCCGACCTCGCTGAGTTTCAAGCGCGGTGAATTTAATGTCCTGCTTGGCGCTTCGGGCGCGGGTAAGTCGACGTTGCTTCGCTGTCTCAATATGCTTACTCGTCCGACAACGGGTTCTATTCATGTTCAAGATGTTGGGGTTGTCGACACTGCTGCAGCCCTCAGACTACACCGGCGTCGTACCGGCATGATCTTCCAGCAGCATCAGCTAATCCGGCGACATACGGCGCTACAGAACGTACTTCTTGGCCGTATCGGCTATCACACCACCCTGCGTTCCATGTTCCCATTGCCCCGTGCTGAACAGCATATCGCGCTTGAATGTCTGGAGCGTGTTGGTTTGCTGGAAAAGGCCACCGAGCGGGTTGACCGTTTGAGCGGAGGTCAACTGCAGCGTGTTGGTATCGCGCGTGCATTGGCGCAGCAGCCACGTTTGATGCTGGCGGACGAACCTGTTGCCAGCCTAGATCCGGCAACTTCGCGTCGTGTGTTGTCGCAACTGAAGCATATTTGCCTTGAAGATGGCATCACGACAGTGGTGAGTCTTCATCAAGTCGATCTGGCGCGTGAATTCGCCGACCGGATCATTGCCATCGCACATGGTCGGGTCGTCTACGACGGCTCACCGAACGAACTGAGTGACGCCCTGTTGCAGGATATCTACGATCAGGCGCCAACCAGTGGCCGAGAAGAAATACCCGTGCCCCCTTTACCTTCATTTACCCAACTAGCCATCAACGAGGAGTGA
- a CDS encoding LysR family transcriptional regulator, whose amino-acid sequence MASFLAIFRHGSFRAGARERSLSQGAISQQMQKLEMQLGARLIERDAAGCRLTTEGMAFKPYAENLLRLSTNAAGIFLSKPVVIGASSNIGIYLLSGYVKDFLDLQETPKTQLDVRIDKNPSIAQQLDSGDIDVAVMEWWDGREGYEARPWRQEELVVIVPPSHPWADKHSLSHGDLMGVPLLGGEPGTGTGRILTDYFGSGESGLSVGMQLGSTDAVKQWVKAGLGVSIVLVGTVSEEVQSGTLVPIALEGGNLRKELYVIWRDTLSLGHPARRFGEWLAGKG is encoded by the coding sequence GTGGCGAGCTTTCTCGCCATCTTCCGACATGGCAGCTTCCGCGCCGGTGCGCGAGAAAGAAGTCTTTCCCAGGGCGCGATATCGCAACAGATGCAGAAGCTCGAGATGCAACTCGGGGCACGACTGATCGAGCGGGATGCTGCGGGTTGCCGTCTGACGACGGAAGGGATGGCGTTCAAGCCCTATGCTGAGAATCTGCTGAGACTGAGCACGAATGCCGCCGGCATCTTCCTGAGCAAGCCTGTAGTCATCGGGGCGAGCAGCAATATAGGTATTTATCTACTGTCTGGGTATGTGAAGGATTTTCTGGACCTGCAGGAAACACCGAAAACACAACTGGATGTCCGCATAGACAAGAATCCGTCCATTGCGCAGCAACTTGATTCGGGAGATATCGACGTCGCTGTAATGGAATGGTGGGACGGTCGCGAGGGTTACGAAGCTCGCCCGTGGCGGCAGGAAGAACTGGTCGTTATCGTTCCGCCGAGTCACCCTTGGGCCGATAAACATAGCCTTTCTCACGGGGACCTGATGGGTGTTCCCCTGCTCGGCGGCGAGCCGGGTACGGGAACAGGTCGGATACTTACTGATTACTTTGGAAGCGGGGAGAGTGGCTTGTCTGTCGGTATGCAACTGGGATCTACCGATGCTGTGAAGCAGTGGGTGAAAGCGGGGCTGGGAGTGTCGATCGTACTGGTTGGCACTGTGTCCGAGGAGGTCCAATCCGGCACCTTGGTTCCCATTGCACTCGAAGGCGGTAATCTGCGTAAAGAACTTTATGTAATCTGGCGCGATACGCTGTCTCTCGGGCACCCGGCACGAAGGTTTGGAGAATGGTTGGCAGGGAAAGGTTGA
- the glmU gene encoding bifunctional UDP-N-acetylglucosamine diphosphorylase/glucosamine-1-phosphate N-acetyltransferase GlmU: MSSLNIVILAAGKGTRMYSDKPKVLHALAGKSLVGRVLECAQTLAPQNIIVIYGHGGEAVPAALKNRGAEFALQEPQLGTGHAVQQAMPLLNDESQTLVLYGDVPLIQHSTLHQMRQAGSGLTLLTVNMDNPAGYGRIVRNEQGAVTAIVEQKDATEDQLLIREVNTGILLAPTRDLRRWLAALRTDNAQGEYYLTDIVGMAVADGVAVHTTQPGFDWEVHGVNSKSQLAVLERTWQQVEAQRLLAHGVTLADPARLDVRGTLVCGRDVEIDVGCLFEGAVNLGSNVQIGAYCIIKNANIADGTQVAPYSHIDSSTVGADCRIGPYARIRPGSTLHAEVHVGNFVEIKNSEIDKGSKANHLSYIGDTNIGQRVNIGAGTITCNYDGANKFRTIIEDDVFIGSDTQLVAPVTIAKGSTIGAGSTITRNTPEGELTLSRSKQLSIPGWSRPVKNKPVSS, encoded by the coding sequence ATGTCATCTCTCAACATTGTAATTCTCGCAGCCGGAAAGGGCACGCGCATGTACTCGGACAAACCAAAAGTCCTTCATGCGCTGGCTGGAAAATCGCTGGTAGGTCGCGTACTTGAATGCGCACAGACGCTCGCCCCACAAAATATCATTGTGATTTACGGGCATGGCGGTGAGGCCGTACCGGCAGCGCTTAAGAATAGGGGCGCCGAATTTGCGTTACAAGAACCTCAGTTGGGGACAGGGCACGCCGTGCAACAGGCGATGCCACTCTTAAATGATGAGAGTCAAACACTGGTTCTATATGGTGATGTGCCACTGATTCAGCATTCGACTTTACATCAGATGCGACAGGCGGGTTCAGGGCTGACGCTGCTGACGGTCAATATGGATAATCCCGCAGGATACGGTCGAATTGTGCGCAATGAGCAGGGGGCGGTCACGGCGATTGTCGAGCAAAAGGATGCAACTGAGGATCAACTGCTTATCCGCGAAGTGAATACCGGCATTCTGCTCGCGCCAACCCGCGATCTGAGAAGGTGGCTGGCTGCATTGCGCACCGATAATGCACAGGGCGAATACTATCTGACCGATATCGTGGGCATGGCTGTTGCCGATGGGGTTGCTGTGCACACGACACAACCCGGTTTTGATTGGGAAGTGCACGGCGTTAACAGCAAGTCGCAATTGGCAGTTTTAGAGCGCACCTGGCAGCAGGTTGAGGCGCAGCGTCTACTGGCTCACGGCGTCACGCTGGCCGATCCTGCAAGACTGGATGTTCGGGGTACGCTCGTCTGCGGTCGCGACGTTGAAATTGATGTCGGATGTCTCTTCGAAGGAGCCGTCAATTTGGGCAGCAACGTGCAGATCGGCGCCTATTGCATCATTAAAAACGCCAATATCGCTGATGGCACGCAGGTCGCGCCCTACAGTCATATCGATTCAAGCACGGTTGGCGCAGACTGCCGTATTGGCCCCTATGCGCGCATCCGCCCCGGCTCAACGCTGCATGCTGAGGTTCACGTTGGCAATTTTGTCGAGATTAAAAATAGTGAAATTGACAAGGGCAGCAAAGCCAATCATTTAAGCTATATTGGTGACACAAATATTGGTCAGAGGGTCAACATCGGGGCGGGAACCATTACCTGCAATTACGATGGCGCGAACAAATTCCGTACAATCATCGAAGACGATGTGTTCATCGGCTCAGACACGCAGCTGGTTGCGCCCGTCACGATCGCGAAAGGCTCAACCATCGGTGCCGGGTCAACGATTACGCGCAATACTCCGGAGGGTGAACTGACCCTGTCGCGCAGCAAACAATTATCCATTCCAGGCTGGAGTCGTCCGGTCAAAAACAAACCGGTGAGTAGTTAG
- a CDS encoding F0F1 ATP synthase subunit epsilon, producing the protein MAMTVHVDVVSAEELIFSGLAEIVIVPGEMGELGIYPRHTPLLTRIKPGSVRIRRPDQAEEELIYVSGGMLEVQPDVVTILSDTAIRGKDLDESRALEAKQAAEETMKNRTSDLDYAQAESELAQAIAQLHMIHQIRKQVGH; encoded by the coding sequence ATGGCAATGACAGTACACGTCGACGTAGTAAGTGCGGAGGAGTTGATCTTCTCCGGACTTGCTGAAATAGTCATCGTACCCGGAGAAATGGGTGAGCTGGGGATTTATCCTCGCCACACCCCTCTGTTGACTCGTATCAAGCCTGGTTCTGTAAGAATTCGTCGCCCTGACCAGGCCGAAGAAGAGCTGATCTACGTGTCCGGTGGGATGCTTGAAGTTCAACCCGACGTCGTGACCATCCTTTCAGATACCGCCATTCGTGGCAAAGATCTGGATGAGTCGCGTGCGTTGGAAGCGAAGCAGGCCGCCGAAGAAACGATGAAAAATCGTACTTCGGATCTTGATTACGCACAGGCTGAATCAGAACTGGCGCAAGCGATTGCTCAGTTGCATATGATTCATCAGATCCGTAAGCAAGTTGGTCACTAG
- the phnE gene encoding phosphonate ABC transporter, permease protein PhnE, protein MSDHNSQYDQLLDEAQRDWMYNALRFGAAMLVILICAHYVGLFDAERLSEGVPSLFSLVGEMMPPNFNEVANWWKPLLDTLAMSIAGTALAVAFSLPLAFLAAQNTSPHPLVYQMARGLLNTLRSIPELILGIIFVAAVGFGALPGVLALGLHSIGMVGKFFAEAIEHADPAPIEAARAAGASPLQVLLHGVLPQVLPQLADTSIYRWEYNFRASTVMGMVGAGGIGFELMGSLRIMQYQDVSAILLVILVMVTLVDAFSGYLRKRFK, encoded by the coding sequence ATGAGCGACCATAACAGTCAATACGACCAACTGCTCGACGAAGCTCAGCGCGACTGGATGTACAACGCGCTGCGCTTCGGCGCAGCCATGCTGGTCATCCTGATATGTGCGCACTACGTCGGTCTATTCGATGCAGAGCGTCTCTCGGAAGGTGTGCCGAGCCTGTTCAGTCTGGTCGGCGAAATGATGCCGCCGAACTTCAATGAGGTCGCCAACTGGTGGAAGCCGCTGTTGGACACGCTGGCCATGAGTATTGCGGGCACTGCGCTGGCGGTTGCTTTCTCGCTGCCGCTGGCTTTTCTGGCTGCACAGAACACTTCTCCGCATCCGCTGGTCTATCAAATGGCGCGCGGCTTGTTGAATACCTTGCGTTCCATACCAGAGTTGATACTTGGCATCATCTTCGTGGCGGCAGTCGGCTTCGGCGCACTGCCCGGCGTACTTGCACTTGGTCTTCATTCGATCGGCATGGTTGGCAAATTCTTCGCCGAAGCGATTGAGCATGCCGATCCAGCACCGATAGAAGCAGCACGTGCAGCAGGTGCGTCGCCGCTACAGGTATTGCTACATGGGGTATTGCCGCAAGTGCTACCGCAGCTCGCCGACACATCCATCTACCGATGGGAATACAACTTCCGTGCATCCACGGTGATGGGAATGGTTGGGGCGGGAGGGATAGGCTTCGAACTGATGGGGTCCTTGCGCATCATGCAATACCAAGATGTGTCAGCAATATTGCTTGTGATCTTGGTCATGGTTACGCTCGTGGATGCTTTCAGCGGATATCTCAGGAAACGTTTTAAATAA
- a CDS encoding TnsD family Tn7-like transposition protein: MNSPGQLFESSPLLNWLPDETFFSWVSRNHRLWGHDADWRTSQLLFGSRQAGIHHDLPNGLGIFSERTANQLGTAEAIARERTLLRYYGRFLSPGDEQEAVLALSGNSVAHLKFRLGLLTSRFRAHHPLKACTACMAMDVQEHGWAYWHLQHQYPGVWWCNTHGIPLRESLLKSTGVDRFLWHLPCLDSLRELPSEISHPTEAMLTSLSSLAKTAIELVAGTRPCELEPDYLYRAYRAELTQRGWVTEGGSLRLSIIAANFLEYARQTRLIPELGAFPATIQESMAQIGRLLRPMRSGAHPLRHILIIDWLFGDADSLLRLYRALPRDLAPAADDTKSENACMNEGDKFAELSVKLIQLMKTEGKSARATAQQLGVDTATVMVWAAKCGIKVSRRPKILKEEIRALLIASLRGGMDKAEAAKTYGISIVTVTQVLRSEIGLHEAWKQCRQGHEREKARKGWRVLMAEHGNIGIKLLRSLNPAVYAWLYRNDRPWLQQNLPIRGVSNPSVGGARIDWDQRDIALSGAVEAAALAISSTNGRSAIQLWQLYQQVPELKAKLSVLDRLPLTQRVIERALNRRSAKSQADDLLT; the protein is encoded by the coding sequence TTGAATAGTCCCGGTCAGCTTTTCGAATCGTCACCGTTGCTTAACTGGCTGCCTGATGAGACATTTTTCAGCTGGGTCAGTCGAAATCATCGCTTGTGGGGGCATGATGCAGATTGGCGGACGAGCCAGTTGCTCTTTGGCTCGCGGCAGGCCGGAATTCATCACGACTTGCCAAATGGCCTTGGCATTTTTTCTGAAAGAACTGCTAATCAACTTGGAACTGCCGAGGCAATTGCGCGCGAGCGAACCCTGCTCAGATACTACGGTAGATTTTTATCGCCCGGAGATGAGCAAGAGGCCGTACTGGCATTGTCCGGCAATAGTGTTGCACATTTGAAATTTCGGCTAGGGTTGCTGACCAGCCGGTTTCGCGCGCATCATCCCCTCAAAGCCTGTACCGCATGTATGGCGATGGATGTCCAGGAACATGGCTGGGCATACTGGCACTTGCAGCACCAATATCCCGGGGTATGGTGGTGCAATACCCACGGCATTCCTTTACGGGAATCACTACTCAAATCTACCGGGGTTGATCGATTCTTGTGGCATCTTCCCTGTCTTGATTCACTGCGTGAGTTGCCGTCAGAAATTAGCCATCCGACAGAGGCAATGCTAACAAGTTTGTCCTCTCTGGCTAAAACAGCAATTGAGCTGGTTGCTGGAACACGCCCTTGTGAGCTTGAGCCCGATTATCTGTATCGCGCCTACCGTGCAGAATTAACGCAACGAGGCTGGGTGACGGAGGGCGGAAGTCTTCGTCTCTCAATCATCGCGGCCAACTTTCTGGAATATGCACGGCAGACTCGTTTGATTCCTGAGTTGGGCGCATTTCCCGCAACTATTCAGGAATCAATGGCGCAAATTGGCCGACTGCTGCGGCCTATGCGTAGTGGGGCGCATCCTCTCCGGCACATTTTAATTATTGATTGGCTGTTTGGTGATGCGGACTCACTCCTTCGTTTGTATCGAGCATTGCCCCGAGATTTGGCCCCTGCGGCTGATGATACAAAGTCTGAAAACGCCTGCATGAATGAAGGCGATAAATTTGCCGAGCTTAGTGTCAAGCTAATCCAGTTAATGAAAACGGAGGGGAAGTCGGCGCGTGCCACTGCACAGCAGCTAGGGGTGGATACAGCAACCGTCATGGTCTGGGCTGCAAAATGTGGCATCAAAGTATCGAGGCGACCTAAGATTTTGAAGGAAGAGATCCGAGCATTACTGATCGCAAGCCTTCGTGGCGGTATGGATAAGGCTGAGGCCGCTAAAACCTATGGTATCTCAATCGTCACGGTTACTCAGGTGTTGCGCAGTGAGATCGGTCTGCATGAGGCATGGAAACAATGTCGGCAGGGGCATGAGAGAGAAAAAGCGCGAAAGGGATGGCGCGTGCTGATGGCAGAGCATGGGAATATTGGAATCAAACTGCTCCGTAGCCTGAATCCCGCTGTCTATGCCTGGCTCTACCGTAATGACCGGCCCTGGTTACAGCAAAATCTACCTATACGTGGCGTGAGTAATCCCTCGGTAGGTGGTGCGAGAATTGATTGGGATCAGCGCGATATTGCACTTAGCGGGGCGGTGGAGGCGGCGGCGCTGGCTATCAGTTCGACAAATGGGCGATCTGCTATCCAGTTATGGCAGCTCTATCAGCAAGTGCCGGAGCTAAAAGCCAAGCTCTCGGTGTTGGATCGGTTGCCACTGACACAGCGGGTCATTGAGCGCGCACTGAATCGGCGGTCAGCCAAATCGCAAGCAGATGACTTATTGACCTGA
- a CDS encoding helix-turn-helix domain-containing protein translates to MTTKQKISARLRFSKNLREARLRREWSQEDLAEESGLHRTYVGSVERGERNISIDNMECLANAVGVELIDLLK, encoded by the coding sequence ATGACTACCAAACAGAAAATATCAGCGCGACTCAGGTTTTCAAAAAACCTTAGAGAAGCTAGGCTCAGACGCGAGTGGTCACAGGAAGATCTAGCTGAAGAATCCGGTTTGCACCGAACTTACGTAGGCTCAGTGGAGCGTGGCGAGAGAAATATTTCAATCGATAACATGGAATGTCTTGCCAATGCCGTCGGAGTCGAACTAATAGATTTATTGAAATAA
- the phnD gene encoding phosphate/phosphite/phosphonate ABC transporter substrate-binding protein: MKRMLKLLTLLAALSVPFGAQAAPKADPDTLKVALLPDENAGTIIKNNQALKEYLEVTLGKKIELIVTTDYSSMIEAMRHGRLDLAYFGPLSYVLARQKSNIEPFVALKSKGSTTYQSAVIGNVEAGVNKIEDIKGKNMAYGDKASTSSHLIPKSVLAEKGLLAGSDYNEHFVGSHDAVAMAVQNGHAQAGGLSRPIFESLVERKIIDGNKVKVLEYSKPFPQYPWTMRSNLKPELKEKIRQAFLDIKDPAILKPFKADGFDVITDKHYDVVRDLGHLLKIDLSKF, translated from the coding sequence ATGAAACGAATGCTAAAACTGCTTACCCTGCTTGCCGCGCTGTCCGTTCCGTTCGGAGCACAGGCCGCGCCCAAAGCCGATCCGGATACTCTCAAGGTGGCTCTGCTGCCGGACGAGAACGCCGGCACCATCATCAAGAACAACCAGGCGCTGAAGGAATATCTTGAGGTGACGCTGGGCAAGAAGATCGAACTGATCGTCACCACAGACTACTCGTCGATGATTGAGGCGATGCGCCACGGTCGTCTTGATCTGGCCTATTTTGGCCCGCTCTCCTATGTGCTGGCCCGTCAGAAGAGCAATATCGAGCCATTCGTTGCGCTCAAGAGCAAGGGGAGCACGACCTATCAATCCGCAGTCATCGGAAACGTCGAGGCTGGTGTCAATAAGATTGAGGACATCAAGGGCAAGAACATGGCATATGGCGATAAAGCTTCCACCTCTAGCCATCTGATTCCCAAGTCCGTGCTGGCCGAGAAGGGCTTACTTGCTGGCAGCGACTATAACGAGCATTTCGTCGGTTCGCATGATGCTGTCGCAATGGCCGTGCAGAATGGTCATGCACAGGCCGGTGGTCTGAGCCGTCCAATCTTCGAGTCGCTGGTCGAGCGCAAAATCATCGATGGCAACAAGGTAAAAGTGCTCGAGTATTCCAAACCGTTCCCGCAATATCCGTGGACCATGCGCTCCAATCTCAAACCAGAGTTGAAGGAGAAGATTCGCCAGGCGTTCTTGGACATCAAGGATCCGGCCATCCTCAAACCCTTCAAGGCGGACGGCTTCGACGTGATTACCGACAAGCACTACGATGTCGTGCGCGATTTGGGTCATCTGCTGAAGATAGATTTGTCCAAGTTCTAA